A region of Nocardioides alkalitolerans DNA encodes the following proteins:
- a CDS encoding transcription antitermination factor NusB, whose translation MADPRRRGGRPTGARAGGRPPAARRSADPARLAAYDVLRAVRVDDAYANLVLPDVLRKHGLSGRDAGFATELAAGTIRRQGTYDAILATCVDRPLAKVEAKVLDALRLGAHQLLSMRVPAHAAISTTVDLVRARIGQGPAGFANAVLRKVGAHDLPGWVRRVAPDPGTDPVGFGSVAHSHPRWVVAALTDALVASGRPDELDALLAADNDAPGVTLVARPGRIDRAALAAQAEGEPTAYSPVGVSLPGGDPGALPAVAAGDAGVQDEGSQLVALALADAADGGAGERWLDLCAGPGGKAALLAALAAQRGARLTANEAQEHRTALVRRALSLPDGSLAPGVEDVVTGDGTAPRWEPGTFDRVLVDAPCSGLGALRRRPESRWRRQPSDLRTLVPLQERLLGSALDLVRPGGTVVYATCSPVPAETVAVVDAVLGGRDDVETLDATAVLPGVADAAGPVLATGAATVQLWPHVHRTDAMFVAVLRKR comes from the coding sequence ATGGCTGACCCCCGCCGCCGAGGCGGCCGCCCGACGGGTGCCCGCGCGGGCGGCCGTCCGCCCGCGGCCCGCCGCTCTGCGGACCCGGCTCGGCTCGCGGCGTACGACGTCCTGCGCGCCGTCCGCGTCGACGACGCCTACGCGAACCTCGTGCTCCCCGACGTGCTCCGCAAGCACGGGCTGAGCGGTCGCGACGCCGGCTTCGCGACCGAGCTCGCGGCGGGCACGATCCGCCGCCAGGGCACGTACGACGCGATCCTCGCCACCTGCGTCGACCGTCCGCTCGCGAAGGTCGAGGCCAAGGTGCTCGACGCGCTGCGCCTCGGTGCCCACCAGCTGCTCTCCATGCGGGTGCCCGCCCACGCCGCGATCAGCACGACCGTCGACCTCGTGCGCGCCCGGATCGGTCAGGGACCGGCCGGGTTCGCCAACGCCGTCCTCCGCAAGGTGGGTGCGCACGACCTGCCGGGCTGGGTACGCCGCGTCGCTCCCGACCCGGGCACCGACCCGGTCGGATTCGGCTCGGTGGCGCACAGCCACCCTCGCTGGGTGGTCGCGGCGCTGACCGACGCGCTGGTCGCGTCCGGACGACCCGACGAGCTCGACGCCCTGCTGGCGGCCGACAACGACGCTCCCGGCGTCACGCTGGTGGCGCGCCCCGGGCGCATCGATCGCGCCGCGCTCGCCGCCCAGGCCGAGGGCGAGCCGACGGCGTACTCGCCCGTGGGCGTCAGCCTGCCCGGCGGCGACCCCGGGGCCCTGCCGGCTGTCGCGGCCGGCGACGCTGGCGTGCAGGACGAGGGCTCGCAGCTGGTCGCGCTCGCCCTCGCGGACGCCGCGGACGGGGGTGCGGGGGAGCGCTGGCTCGACCTGTGCGCCGGACCCGGCGGCAAGGCGGCATTGCTCGCCGCCCTGGCCGCCCAGCGGGGAGCCCGGCTGACCGCCAACGAGGCGCAGGAGCACCGCACCGCCCTCGTGCGGCGTGCCCTCAGCCTGCCCGACGGCTCGCTCGCGCCGGGGGTCGAGGACGTCGTGACCGGCGACGGCACCGCTCCCCGCTGGGAGCCGGGCACCTTCGACCGGGTGCTGGTGGACGCCCCGTGCTCGGGGCTCGGTGCGCTCCGTCGGCGGCCCGAGTCGCGCTGGCGGCGGCAGCCGTCGGACCTGCGCACGCTCGTCCCGCTGCAGGAGCGCCTGCTGGGCTCGGCCCTCGACCTCGTGCGTCCGGGAGGGACCGTCGTCTACGCGACGTGCTCGCCGGTGCCCGCGGAGACCGTCGCCGTGGTCGACGCGGTGCTGGGCGGCCGGGACGACGTGGAGACCCTCGACGCGACCGCCGTGCTCCCCGGGGTCGCGGACGCCGCCGGACCGGTGCTCGCGACCGGCGCAGCGACCGTGCAGCTGTGGCCCCACGTGCACCGCACCGACGCGATGTTCGTCGCCGTGCTGCGCAAGCGTTGA
- the fmt gene encoding methionyl-tRNA formyltransferase has product MRVVFAGTPEVAVPALNAIADSDHELVGVVTRPDAPAGRGRKLVASPVAQRAEELGVPVLKPEHPRDPEFQEALKALRPDCCPVVAYGALLPQSALDIPEHGWVNLHFSVLPAWRGAAPVQHSVWAGDEVTGATTFRIVKALDAGPTFGVMTERIRETDTSGDLLARLAEGGAGLLVATLDGIADGSLEAREQPEDGVSFAPKILVEDAEIDWSEPAVAVDRRVRACTPAPGAWSTQVVDGETQRIKIGPVTIADDRERLAPGELEVTKNAVFVGTGTSPVRLGDVKAFGKKQMPAADWARGVRLESGTRFGA; this is encoded by the coding sequence ATGCGCGTCGTCTTCGCCGGCACCCCCGAGGTCGCCGTACCCGCCCTCAACGCGATCGCCGACTCCGACCACGAGCTCGTGGGCGTCGTCACCCGACCGGACGCCCCGGCCGGTCGAGGTCGCAAGCTGGTCGCGAGCCCCGTCGCGCAGCGTGCCGAGGAGCTCGGCGTCCCGGTGCTCAAGCCCGAGCACCCGCGCGACCCGGAGTTCCAGGAGGCGCTGAAGGCGCTGCGCCCGGACTGCTGCCCCGTGGTGGCGTACGGCGCGCTCCTGCCCCAGTCGGCCCTCGACATCCCCGAGCACGGCTGGGTCAACCTGCACTTCTCGGTGCTGCCCGCCTGGCGGGGCGCGGCGCCGGTGCAGCACTCGGTGTGGGCCGGCGACGAGGTCACGGGCGCGACGACCTTCCGCATCGTGAAGGCCCTCGACGCGGGCCCGACGTTCGGCGTGATGACCGAGCGGATCCGCGAGACCGACACCTCGGGCGACCTGCTGGCCCGCCTGGCCGAGGGTGGCGCCGGTCTCCTCGTGGCGACTCTGGACGGCATCGCCGACGGGTCCCTCGAGGCCCGGGAGCAGCCCGAGGATGGCGTCTCGTTCGCCCCGAAGATCCTGGTCGAGGACGCGGAGATCGACTGGAGCGAGCCCGCGGTCGCGGTGGACCGGCGCGTGCGGGCCTGCACCCCCGCGCCCGGCGCCTGGTCGACACAGGTCGTCGACGGCGAGACGCAGCGCATCAAGATCGGTCCCGTGACCATCGCCGACGACCGCGAGCGCCTCGCCCCGGGCGAGCTCGAGGTCACCAAGAACGCGGTCTTCGTCGGCACCGGCACGTCCCCCGTGCGGCTCGGCGACGTCAAGGCCTTCGGCAAGAAGCAGATGCCGGCGGCCGACTGGGCGCGCGGCGTGCGGCTCGAGTCGGGCACCCGGTTCGGCGCCTGA
- the def gene encoding peptide deformylase: protein MAIQPIRLFGDPVLRKRATEVVDFDRELRQLVADLTDTMLDAPGAGLAAPQIGVGLRVFTWNVDGELGHLVNPTLELSEEEQLDLEGCLSLPELTYECRRAHSVVARGFDMHGEPVTINGSELLARAIQHETDHLDGVLFIDRLDEAARKAAMREIRESEWFGLEKPTVKVSPHPTGPFGR from the coding sequence GTGGCGATCCAACCCATCCGGCTCTTCGGCGACCCCGTCCTGCGCAAGCGCGCGACGGAGGTGGTCGACTTCGACCGCGAGCTGCGGCAGCTCGTCGCCGACCTCACCGACACCATGCTCGACGCGCCTGGCGCCGGCCTGGCCGCGCCCCAGATCGGTGTCGGCCTGCGGGTCTTCACCTGGAACGTCGACGGCGAGCTGGGCCACCTGGTCAACCCCACGCTGGAGCTCTCCGAGGAGGAGCAGCTCGACCTCGAGGGGTGCCTCTCGCTGCCCGAGCTGACCTACGAGTGCCGCCGTGCCCACTCCGTCGTGGCCCGCGGGTTCGACATGCACGGCGAGCCGGTCACGATCAACGGCTCGGAGCTGCTGGCCCGCGCGATCCAGCACGAGACGGACCACCTCGACGGCGTGCTCTTCATCGACCGCCTCGACGAGGCGGCCCGCAAGGCGGCCATGCGCGAGATCCGCGAGTCCGAGTGGTTCGGCCTGGAGAAGCCGACGGTCAAGGTGTCGCCCCACCCGACGGGGCCGTTCGGGCGCTGA
- a CDS encoding GNAT family N-acetyltransferase, which yields MSTLDGQRSAQSDDGVVIRPARVEDVDAVCAFGAAHVPPHYTPLIGAEAARQQVTDWWRPEQIRAAVAAGRLLVADAPSGGVVGVAQYAVDASEAVIYKLYLDPGFRGHGLGPRLIAAVTRSLPADLTRLCIEHFAGNARAGAFYEREGFAVERVEPSASGRSELAVVWRARELPQRP from the coding sequence GTGAGCACCCTCGACGGTCAGCGGTCGGCGCAGTCGGACGACGGCGTGGTCATCCGGCCAGCACGGGTCGAGGACGTCGACGCCGTCTGCGCCTTCGGCGCGGCGCACGTGCCGCCGCACTACACCCCGCTCATCGGCGCGGAGGCCGCTCGACAGCAGGTCACCGACTGGTGGCGGCCGGAGCAGATCCGCGCTGCGGTCGCAGCGGGGCGGTTGCTCGTCGCCGACGCGCCGTCGGGCGGTGTCGTCGGGGTGGCCCAGTACGCGGTCGACGCCTCCGAGGCCGTGATCTACAAGCTGTACCTCGACCCCGGGTTCCGGGGTCACGGACTCGGACCGCGGCTGATCGCGGCCGTCACCCGGTCGCTGCCGGCGGACCTGACCCGTCTCTGCATCGAGCACTTCGCCGGCAACGCCCGGGCGGGAGCGTTCTACGAGCGCGAGGGGTTCGCGGTGGAGCGGGTCGAGCCCAGCGCCAGCGGGCGCTCGGAGCTCGCTGTGGTGTGGCGGGCACGGGAGCTGCCGCAGCGCCCTTGA
- a CDS encoding DUF222 domain-containing protein, whose amino-acid sequence MDRGTQTTATALIDAVRERTRAARVAEAAAFVAVGDWAAAHTSDAVVGDPITVLGEWHEAEYAEALAGDQFLELGGPGAPVVAEFCIGEVAAARGCSFDAARRLVGDAVELRWRLPRVHARVAAGEVDVWRGRRIAQATRALTFEGAGFVDRHVAYVAGKATGAEVDRLVAEAAARFDPETTEAERHAADGNRYLAIELGDVAYSDPLTGTLRGTVNVHGSLDLADALDLERTVAHVARQLGDLGCGTDLDVRRSMALGEIARRCDGVTMLEYDAGEAPNGDQPPTVQRARREVVLFVHLDQAAITNNLDGFGPGIDACTGMTGIDLARLDTPGAPRGAVTAEQVQAWCASPDTTVTVKPIIDLNRDDAVNGYSPPDRIADHVRARWPRCVFPYCTRSSGTADLDHCDPYQQSGPPGQTSTRNLFPLCRRHHRMKTHREMTTGNRWTYRPTDPTQNEPPNAVIWTSPLGLRYLVDRDGTRPWPDDPEPG is encoded by the coding sequence ATGGATCGGGGGACCCAGACGACGGCGACTGCGTTGATCGACGCGGTCCGCGAGCGCACGCGAGCGGCTCGTGTGGCGGAGGCGGCCGCGTTCGTCGCGGTGGGCGACTGGGCTGCCGCTCACACCTCCGATGCGGTGGTCGGGGATCCGATCACGGTGCTGGGTGAGTGGCACGAGGCCGAGTACGCCGAGGCTCTGGCTGGGGATCAGTTCCTCGAGCTGGGTGGTCCTGGTGCGCCGGTGGTGGCGGAGTTCTGCATCGGTGAGGTCGCGGCCGCCCGGGGATGTTCGTTCGATGCGGCGCGGCGGTTGGTGGGGGATGCGGTCGAGCTGCGCTGGCGGCTGCCGCGGGTGCATGCGCGTGTTGCTGCGGGTGAGGTCGATGTGTGGCGGGGGCGGCGGATCGCGCAGGCGACGCGGGCGTTGACGTTCGAGGGGGCGGGGTTCGTGGATCGGCACGTCGCGTACGTCGCGGGCAAGGCGACCGGTGCTGAAGTCGACCGGCTGGTGGCCGAGGCCGCAGCCCGGTTCGACCCCGAGACCACCGAAGCAGAGCGGCACGCCGCTGACGGGAACAGGTATCTCGCGATCGAGCTGGGCGACGTCGCCTATTCGGACCCGCTCACCGGGACCCTTCGGGGCACCGTGAACGTCCACGGCTCCCTCGACCTGGCCGATGCGCTCGACCTCGAACGGACCGTCGCTCACGTGGCCCGGCAGCTGGGCGACCTGGGCTGCGGCACGGATCTCGACGTCCGCCGGTCCATGGCGCTGGGTGAGATCGCGCGACGGTGCGACGGGGTGACCATGCTGGAGTACGACGCTGGTGAAGCGCCGAACGGAGACCAGCCGCCGACGGTGCAGCGGGCCCGGCGCGAGGTGGTGCTGTTCGTCCACCTCGACCAGGCCGCGATCACCAACAACCTGGACGGGTTCGGGCCGGGCATCGATGCCTGCACCGGCATGACGGGCATCGACCTCGCGCGGCTCGACACTCCGGGCGCGCCTCGTGGCGCAGTGACGGCTGAGCAGGTCCAGGCCTGGTGCGCGAGCCCGGACACGACCGTGACCGTCAAGCCGATCATCGACCTCAACCGCGACGACGCCGTGAACGGCTACAGCCCGCCCGATCGGATCGCCGACCACGTCCGTGCCCGCTGGCCGAGGTGCGTCTTCCCGTACTGCACGCGTTCATCGGGAACCGCCGACCTCGACCACTGCGACCCCTACCAGCAGAGCGGCCCACCCGGGCAGACCTCCACTCGCAACCTGTTCCCGCTCTGCCGACGCCACCACCGCATGAAGACCCACCGCGAGATGACCACCGGCAACAGATGGACCTACCGGCCCACCGACCCCACCCAGAACGAACCACCCAACGCCGTCATCTGGACCAGTCCCCTGGGACTGCGTTACCTCGTCGACCGCGACGGCACCCGCCCCTGGCCCGACGACCCGGAACCCGGCTGA
- a CDS encoding primosomal protein N', with protein MTADAHEQPEQGSLLPELRETVREARSATQRAAAKRRTEVEPAEVDPVAQVLVDVPLAHLDRPFDYLVPAGMAETAQPGVRVKVRFAGQDVDGFVVARRPESDHPRLLPLRRLVSPERVLLPEVAALTAAVAERYAGARADVLRLAVPPRHATTEKAAPGVVPPALTVADGDRRLTAAAEAWGEHEHGAVFCDHLARGGSPRAVWTAGPAVDWPRLVAHAASVVEASGRGVVVCVPDGRDLDRVDASLTEVLGEGRHVALRADAGPAARYRDFLAVSRGQRRVVVGTRAAIWAPVHDLGLVVVWDDGDDLHAEPRAPYPHVREVAALRAERAGAAALVGAHACSVEALGLLRSGWARPIAMTRATLRERVRVSIAGATDRELERDPFARSVRVPTAARDLVRRGITAGPVLVQTPRSGYAAGLACERCRTPARCAACTGPLQQTSPTAPPSCRWCGTPEPRWACGVCGHRGLRAPAVGQERTAEELGRAFPGVTVRTSAADHVLAEVDDSPAIVVATPGAEPVAEGGYAGVLLLDTWLALARVDLRTGEEALRRWLNAAALVRPGAEVVVVGDAAQPALQALVRWDPLGFAEREAAERAAAHLPPAARLATVTGEEAAVAAYLEHLAVPPPVEVLGPVPVPPRPGAPVSADPPEVRAVVRVPAREGAALAAGLGAASRERSARKLDAVRVQVDPPSL; from the coding sequence GTGACCGCCGACGCCCACGAGCAGCCCGAGCAGGGATCCCTCCTGCCCGAGCTGCGGGAGACCGTGCGCGAGGCACGGTCGGCGACGCAGCGGGCGGCGGCCAAGCGGCGCACGGAGGTGGAGCCGGCCGAGGTCGACCCGGTCGCCCAGGTGCTCGTCGACGTCCCGCTGGCCCACCTCGACCGGCCGTTCGACTACCTGGTGCCCGCCGGGATGGCGGAGACGGCGCAGCCGGGGGTCCGGGTGAAGGTGCGGTTCGCGGGTCAGGACGTCGACGGCTTCGTCGTGGCCCGCCGTCCGGAGTCGGACCACCCCCGGCTGTTGCCGCTGCGCCGGCTCGTCAGTCCCGAGCGCGTGCTGCTCCCGGAGGTCGCGGCGCTGACGGCGGCGGTGGCGGAGCGGTACGCCGGGGCGCGGGCCGACGTGCTCCGCCTGGCGGTCCCGCCCCGGCACGCCACGACGGAGAAGGCGGCGCCGGGTGTGGTGCCCCCGGCGCTGACGGTCGCCGACGGCGACCGACGTCTCACCGCCGCGGCCGAGGCCTGGGGCGAGCACGAGCACGGGGCGGTCTTCTGCGACCACCTGGCACGGGGCGGATCGCCGCGGGCCGTGTGGACCGCGGGACCCGCGGTCGACTGGCCGCGTCTGGTGGCGCACGCCGCGTCCGTCGTGGAGGCCTCGGGTCGCGGGGTCGTCGTGTGCGTCCCGGACGGGCGCGACCTCGACCGGGTGGACGCCTCGCTCACGGAGGTTCTCGGCGAGGGGCGTCACGTGGCGCTGCGCGCCGACGCCGGCCCGGCTGCCCGGTATCGCGACTTCCTCGCCGTGAGCCGGGGCCAGCGCCGCGTCGTGGTCGGCACGCGGGCGGCGATCTGGGCCCCCGTGCACGACCTCGGCCTCGTCGTCGTGTGGGACGACGGTGACGACCTCCACGCGGAGCCGCGTGCGCCGTACCCCCACGTCCGCGAGGTCGCGGCCCTGCGGGCGGAACGCGCCGGGGCGGCGGCGCTCGTCGGGGCGCACGCGTGCTCGGTGGAGGCGCTCGGCCTGCTGCGCAGCGGCTGGGCGCGGCCGATCGCGATGACCCGCGCGACCCTCCGGGAGCGGGTCCGCGTGAGCATCGCGGGAGCGACCGACCGCGAGCTGGAGCGCGACCCCTTCGCGCGCAGCGTGCGTGTGCCGACCGCCGCCCGCGACCTCGTGAGGCGGGGCATCACCGCCGGGCCGGTGCTGGTGCAGACGCCGCGGTCGGGCTACGCGGCGGGCCTGGCCTGCGAGCGCTGCCGCACGCCGGCGCGGTGTGCGGCCTGCACGGGTCCCCTGCAGCAGACCTCGCCGACCGCGCCCCCCTCGTGCCGCTGGTGCGGCACGCCGGAGCCGCGGTGGGCGTGCGGCGTCTGCGGCCACCGTGGGCTCCGCGCCCCGGCGGTCGGCCAGGAGCGCACGGCCGAGGAGCTCGGACGCGCGTTCCCCGGCGTCACGGTGCGCACGTCGGCGGCCGACCACGTGCTGGCGGAGGTCGACGACAGCCCCGCGATCGTCGTCGCGACCCCGGGGGCGGAGCCGGTGGCCGAGGGCGGTTATGCGGGTGTCCTGCTGCTCGACACGTGGCTCGCCCTGGCGCGCGTGGACCTGCGCACGGGGGAGGAGGCCCTGCGTCGTTGGCTCAACGCGGCCGCGCTGGTGCGACCCGGCGCCGAGGTGGTCGTCGTCGGTGACGCCGCGCAGCCGGCGCTGCAGGCCCTCGTGCGGTGGGACCCGCTCGGCTTCGCCGAGCGGGAGGCGGCCGAACGGGCCGCGGCCCACCTGCCGCCGGCCGCGCGGCTGGCGACGGTCACGGGGGAGGAGGCCGCGGTGGCGGCCTACCTGGAGCACCTCGCCGTCCCCCCGCCCGTCGAGGTGCTCGGCCCCGTCCCCGTCCCGCCCCGCCCGGGCGCGCCCGTCAGCGCCGACCCACCTGAGGTGCGCGCGGTCGTGCGCGTGCCCGCGCGCGAGGGTGCGGCCCTCGCCGCGGGGCTGGGCGCCGCGTCGCGTGAGCGATCCGCGCGCAAGCTCGACGCCGTCCGCGTCCAGGTCGACCCCCCGTCGCTCTGA
- the metK gene encoding methionine adenosyltransferase — protein MPGRLFTSESVTEGHPDKIADQISDTVLDYLLANDEDKRNLRVAVETLLTTGLVVVAGEVRTNAYAPVADLVRRKILEIGYDSSEKGFDGASCGVQVAIGGQSADIAQGVDDGHESRVGSSTDELDKQGAGDQGLMFGYASDDTPELMPLPITIAHRLSERLSEVRKNGTLAYLRPDGKTQVTIEYDEQDRPVRIDTVVLSTQHAPDVDLAQLESDIKANVIEPVLGSFDIPSDGYRLLVNPTGVFVVGGPMGDAGLTGRKIIVDTYGGMARHGGGAFSGKDPSKVDRSAAYAMRWVAKNVVAAGLARRAEVQVAYAIGKAQPVGVFVQTFGTGVVSDEVIQKAVLEVFDLRPAAIIRDLDLLRPIYSLTSAYGHFGRELPEFTWERTDRADALRAAAGI, from the coding sequence GTGCCTGGACGTCTCTTCACGTCGGAGTCGGTGACCGAGGGTCACCCGGACAAGATCGCTGACCAGATCAGCGACACCGTCCTCGACTACCTCCTGGCGAACGACGAGGACAAGCGCAACCTCCGGGTGGCGGTCGAGACGCTGCTGACGACGGGTCTCGTCGTCGTGGCCGGCGAGGTGCGCACCAACGCGTACGCCCCTGTCGCCGACCTCGTGCGCCGCAAGATCCTGGAGATCGGCTACGACTCGTCCGAGAAGGGCTTCGACGGCGCGTCCTGCGGCGTGCAGGTGGCGATCGGCGGCCAGTCGGCCGACATCGCCCAGGGCGTCGACGACGGCCACGAGTCCCGCGTGGGCTCGTCGACCGACGAGCTCGACAAGCAGGGCGCGGGCGACCAGGGCCTCATGTTCGGCTACGCGAGCGACGACACCCCCGAGCTCATGCCGCTGCCCATCACCATCGCGCACCGGCTCTCCGAGCGTCTCTCCGAGGTGCGGAAGAACGGCACGCTGGCCTACCTGCGTCCCGACGGCAAGACCCAGGTGACGATCGAGTACGACGAGCAGGACCGCCCGGTGCGGATCGACACCGTCGTGCTGTCCACGCAGCACGCCCCCGACGTCGACCTGGCGCAGCTCGAGTCCGACATCAAGGCCAACGTGATCGAGCCCGTGCTGGGCTCCTTCGACATCCCGTCCGACGGCTACCGCCTGCTGGTGAACCCGACCGGCGTCTTCGTCGTCGGCGGCCCCATGGGCGACGCAGGTCTGACCGGCCGCAAGATCATCGTCGACACCTACGGCGGCATGGCCCGCCACGGCGGCGGCGCCTTCTCGGGCAAGGACCCGTCGAAGGTGGACCGCTCCGCGGCGTACGCGATGCGCTGGGTCGCCAAGAACGTCGTCGCCGCGGGCCTGGCCCGTCGCGCCGAGGTGCAGGTGGCCTACGCGATCGGCAAGGCGCAGCCCGTCGGCGTGTTCGTGCAGACCTTCGGCACCGGCGTCGTCTCCGACGAGGTCATCCAGAAGGCCGTCCTCGAGGTGTTCGACCTGCGTCCCGCCGCGATCATCCGCGACCTCGACCTGCTCCGTCCGATCTACTCGCTCACCTCGGCGTACGGCCACTTCGGCCGCGAGCTGCCCGAGTTCACCTGGGAGCGCACCGACCGCGCCGACGCGCTGCGCGCGGCGGCGGGCATCTGA
- the coaBC gene encoding bifunctional phosphopantothenoylcysteine decarboxylase/phosphopantothenate--cysteine ligase CoaBC, translated as MPKPRVVLGVGGGIAAYKACEVLRRFSESGHDVTPVPTASALEFVGAPTWAALSGKPVASDVWSQVHEVPHVRIGQTADLVVVAPATADLLAKAAHGLADDLLTNTLLTARCPVVMAPAMHTEMWEHPATQANVATLRSRGIVVIEPAEGRLTGKDTGKGRLPEPVEIFEVAADVLARSRAGATPGDLAGRRVLVSAGGTREYLDPVRFLGNRSSGRQGYALARAAVARGAEVTLVAANVDLPDPAGVTVVRVETTEQLRDAVVAGAKDADAVVMAAAPADFRPASFSDAKIKKLADGSAAPLELVQNPDILAAISHDRARPGAVVVGFAAETGDATGSVLELARAKLARKGCDLLVVNDVSGGAVFGSTENEAVILGADGASVEVPRAAKGVLAHAIWDQVATRL; from the coding sequence GTGCCCAAGCCGCGCGTGGTGCTCGGCGTCGGGGGCGGCATCGCGGCGTACAAGGCCTGTGAGGTCCTGCGCCGCTTCTCCGAGTCCGGTCACGACGTGACCCCGGTGCCGACCGCCAGTGCGCTGGAGTTCGTGGGCGCGCCGACGTGGGCCGCCCTGTCCGGCAAGCCCGTCGCGAGCGACGTGTGGAGCCAGGTGCACGAGGTGCCCCACGTGCGCATCGGCCAGACCGCCGACCTCGTCGTGGTCGCGCCGGCCACCGCGGACCTGCTGGCCAAGGCCGCGCACGGCCTGGCCGACGACCTGCTCACCAACACGCTCCTCACCGCGCGGTGTCCCGTCGTCATGGCCCCCGCGATGCACACCGAGATGTGGGAGCACCCCGCGACGCAGGCCAACGTCGCGACGCTGCGCTCGCGCGGCATCGTCGTCATCGAGCCCGCCGAGGGCCGGCTGACCGGCAAGGACACGGGCAAGGGCCGGTTGCCCGAGCCCGTGGAGATCTTCGAGGTCGCCGCCGACGTGCTGGCCCGGTCGCGCGCCGGAGCCACCCCCGGTGACCTGGCCGGACGGCGGGTGCTCGTCTCCGCCGGCGGCACGCGGGAGTACCTGGACCCGGTCCGCTTCCTCGGCAACCGCTCGTCGGGCCGGCAGGGCTACGCGCTCGCGCGGGCCGCCGTGGCCCGCGGGGCGGAGGTCACCCTCGTGGCGGCCAACGTCGACCTGCCCGACCCGGCCGGCGTGACCGTGGTGCGCGTCGAGACCACGGAGCAGCTGCGCGACGCCGTCGTGGCGGGCGCGAAGGACGCGGACGCGGTCGTCATGGCCGCGGCGCCGGCCGACTTCCGGCCCGCGTCGTTCAGCGACGCCAAGATCAAGAAGCTCGCGGACGGGAGTGCCGCTCCGCTCGAGCTCGTCCAGAACCCCGACATCCTCGCGGCGATCTCCCACGACCGGGCCCGTCCGGGTGCGGTCGTGGTGGGCTTCGCCGCCGAGACCGGCGACGCGACCGGCTCGGTCCTCGAGCTCGCGCGGGCCAAGCTCGCTCGCAAGGGCTGCGACCTGCTCGTCGTCAACGACGTCAGCGGGGGAGCGGTCTTCGGCAGCACGGAGAACGAGGCGGTCATCCTGGGCGCCGACGGTGCCAGTGTCGAGGTGCCGCGGGCGGCGAAGGGCGTGCTGGCCCACGCCATCTGGGACCAGGTCGCCACCCGGCTCTGA
- the rpoZ gene encoding DNA-directed RNA polymerase subunit omega: protein MSAPEIAAVGVTNPPIDDLLTKTDSKYQLVLYGAKRARQINAYYSQLGEGLLEYVGPLVDTHVQEKPLSIALREINADLLTCEDVDPAELAAEEAAKKAAAVESPFGSE from the coding sequence GTGTCTGCCCCTGAAATCGCCGCCGTGGGCGTGACGAACCCGCCGATCGACGACCTGCTGACGAAGACCGACAGCAAGTACCAGCTGGTGCTCTACGGAGCCAAGCGCGCGCGGCAGATCAACGCGTACTACTCCCAGCTGGGCGAGGGCCTGCTGGAGTACGTGGGTCCGCTCGTCGACACCCACGTGCAGGAGAAGCCGCTGTCGATCGCGCTCCGCGAGATCAACGCCGACCTCCTGACCTGCGAGGACGTCGACCCGGCCGAGCTCGCCGCGGAGGAGGCCGCCAAGAAGGCCGCCGCCGTCGAGTCGCCCTTCGGCTCCGAGTGA
- the gmk gene encoding guanylate kinase — protein sequence MVHPLDGPADGSAGRSRLVVLAGPTAVGKGTVAAHVRAHHPEVWISVSATTRKPRPGEVHGVHYLFVSDEEFDRMIAEDELLEWAVVHKAARYGTPRGPVEAALAAGRPAMLEIDLQGARQVRRTAPDAFFVFLKPPSWEELVRRLVGRGTETPEERERRLETARTELAAEAEFDHTIVNTEVPAAAEELVRCMTAPAQAR from the coding sequence GTGGTCCATCCTCTCGACGGCCCGGCCGACGGCTCCGCCGGCCGCTCCCGCCTCGTCGTGCTCGCCGGTCCCACCGCGGTCGGCAAGGGCACGGTCGCGGCCCACGTGCGCGCCCACCACCCCGAGGTCTGGATCTCGGTGTCGGCGACGACGCGCAAGCCCCGCCCCGGCGAGGTGCACGGGGTGCACTACCTCTTCGTGAGCGACGAGGAGTTCGACCGCATGATCGCCGAGGACGAGCTGCTCGAGTGGGCGGTCGTCCACAAGGCGGCGCGCTACGGCACCCCCCGCGGCCCGGTCGAGGCCGCGCTCGCGGCGGGCCGTCCGGCCATGCTCGAGATCGACCTGCAGGGCGCGCGCCAGGTGCGCCGCACCGCGCCCGACGCCTTCTTCGTGTTCCTCAAGCCGCCGAGCTGGGAGGAGCTGGTGCGTCGCCTGGTCGGCCGGGGCACCGAGACGCCGGAGGAGCGGGAGCGTCGGCTGGAGACCGCCCGCACCGAGCTCGCGGCGGAGGCGGAGTTCGACCACACCATCGTGAACACGGAAGTTCCGGCCGCCGCCGAAGAGTTGGTACGATGCATGACTGCGCCTGCTCAGGCGCGCTGA